The following are from one region of the Phycisphaeraceae bacterium genome:
- a CDS encoding sigma-54-dependent Fis family transcriptional regulator has product MDPLTLLQLSLWREACRHIDVVDSIADLAGAIAAAVPLDAMWVFTLSGGRCALAASWGVKPVRVSVDRDDALSLERFARRGGIATFNPSRPGQSLLRPLAPTLGDQRVICGALGREGQPEGVVAWRLARDAELTDEASRLLAATLEPLAVALDTSNRFHELESLRRAAEADRQAAMRRLGRESLDEEIIGARGGLRAVLERVDLVAKSDVPTLILGETGSGKEVIARAIHDRSSRREGPFIRVNCGAIPPELIDSQLFGHERGAFTGATDQRQGWFERADTGTLFLDEIGDLPAAAQVRLLRVIQEGALERVGGQSAIRVDCRIVAATHRDLAGMVRTGSFREDLWYRLAVFPIVLPPLRERREDLSSLADHFARRASTRFGLTEFVVTTDDLAMLARYDWPGNVRELAAVIDRAALLGANGRLALAAAMGATPAPSPRPGADAPSPAAPATLDDAIRAHIRAALERSRGKVEGPGGAAEMLAINPNTLRSKMRKLRVQR; this is encoded by the coding sequence ATGGACCCCCTCACTTTGCTCCAACTCTCACTCTGGCGCGAGGCGTGTCGCCATATCGATGTCGTCGACTCGATCGCGGACCTGGCGGGGGCCATCGCTGCCGCTGTCCCTCTCGATGCGATGTGGGTCTTTACCCTCTCGGGCGGCCGGTGCGCCCTCGCCGCGTCGTGGGGCGTCAAACCGGTGCGCGTGTCGGTCGATCGCGACGACGCCCTCTCCCTCGAACGCTTCGCGCGCCGAGGGGGCATCGCCACATTCAACCCATCGCGTCCCGGGCAGAGTCTCCTTCGCCCCCTCGCCCCGACCCTCGGCGATCAACGAGTGATCTGCGGCGCCCTCGGTCGTGAAGGACAGCCCGAGGGCGTCGTCGCGTGGCGTCTCGCGCGAGACGCCGAACTCACCGACGAAGCCTCGCGACTCCTCGCCGCAACCCTCGAACCGCTTGCTGTCGCGCTCGACACCTCCAACCGCTTCCACGAACTGGAATCACTCCGACGCGCCGCCGAAGCCGACCGTCAGGCCGCGATGCGCCGGCTCGGGCGCGAATCACTCGACGAAGAGATCATCGGCGCACGCGGCGGCCTGCGCGCCGTGCTTGAACGCGTGGACCTCGTCGCGAAGTCCGATGTCCCCACTCTTATCCTCGGCGAGACCGGCTCGGGCAAAGAGGTCATCGCCCGCGCCATCCACGATCGCTCGTCCCGACGTGAAGGACCCTTCATTCGCGTCAACTGCGGCGCCATCCCGCCCGAACTCATCGACTCGCAACTCTTCGGACACGAGCGCGGGGCGTTCACCGGCGCCACCGATCAACGCCAGGGGTGGTTCGAGCGCGCCGACACCGGCACGCTCTTCCTCGACGAGATCGGCGATCTGCCAGCCGCCGCGCAGGTGCGCCTGCTCCGCGTCATTCAGGAGGGCGCGTTAGAACGCGTCGGTGGGCAGAGCGCGATCCGTGTTGATTGCCGAATTGTCGCAGCGACGCACCGCGACCTCGCCGGTATGGTCCGCACGGGTTCCTTCCGAGAGGACCTGTGGTACCGGCTCGCGGTCTTCCCGATCGTGCTGCCCCCTCTGCGTGAGCGGCGTGAGGACCTCTCCTCGCTCGCAGATCACTTCGCGCGCCGCGCCTCGACTCGCTTCGGTTTGACCGAGTTCGTGGTCACCACCGACGACCTCGCAATGCTCGCACGCTACGACTGGCCGGGCAATGTGCGCGAACTCGCCGCCGTCATCGACCGCGCCGCGCTCCTGGGCGCGAACGGTCGCCTCGCGCTCGCCGCCGCCATGGGCGCCACCCCCGCCCCATCGCCCCGCCCCGGCGCCGACGCCCCCTCCCCCGCCGCGCCCGCAACCCTCGACGACGCGATCCGCGCGCACATCCGCGCCGCCCTCGAACGCTCCCGAGGCAAGGTCGAGGGCCCCGGCGGCGCCGCCGAGATGCTCGCGATCAACCCCAACACACTCCGCTCCAAGATGCGAAAGCTCCGCGTCCAACGCTGA
- a CDS encoding sulfate ABC transporter substrate-binding protein yields the protein MRIRRFLAGVVGAAALAAVASAQNVTLLNVSYDPTRELYREFNEAFAKHWKEKTGQTVNVQMSHGGSGSQARAVIDGLQADLVTLALAYDIDAIAENSDLLPKDWQGTLPHNNAPYTSTMAFLVRKGNPKNIKDWGDLARADVQVITANPKTSGAARWNYLAMWGYSLKRDLGDGFVAALKDPARADEVNAAQRRAQEFVAAIYRNVPVLDRAARGSTNTFIQRRIGDVLINWENEILLGANELNKQGLEMVVPPTSILAEPTVALIDRNAQRRGTTEVAKAYLEYLYSPVGQDIAGKNYYRPVDPDAVAKYRSQFPSIDLFTIDEVFGGWNEANRVHFADGGKFDQIYAPGR from the coding sequence ATGAGAATCCGTCGTTTCCTCGCGGGTGTCGTCGGCGCGGCCGCGCTCGCGGCTGTCGCCTCGGCGCAGAATGTCACGCTGCTGAATGTCTCGTACGACCCGACTCGCGAGTTGTACCGGGAGTTCAACGAGGCGTTCGCGAAGCACTGGAAGGAGAAAACGGGGCAGACCGTGAATGTCCAGATGTCGCACGGCGGTTCGGGCAGCCAGGCGAGGGCCGTGATCGACGGGCTGCAGGCGGATCTGGTGACGCTCGCGCTGGCGTACGACATCGACGCGATCGCGGAGAACTCGGACCTGCTCCCGAAAGACTGGCAGGGGACGTTGCCCCACAACAACGCGCCCTACACCTCCACGATGGCGTTCCTGGTGCGCAAGGGCAACCCGAAGAACATCAAGGACTGGGGTGACCTCGCACGGGCCGATGTGCAGGTGATCACGGCGAACCCGAAGACCTCTGGCGCGGCGCGGTGGAACTACCTCGCGATGTGGGGGTATTCCCTCAAGCGCGACCTCGGCGACGGCTTCGTCGCGGCGCTGAAAGACCCGGCCAGAGCGGACGAGGTGAACGCCGCCCAGCGACGCGCGCAGGAGTTCGTCGCGGCGATCTACAGGAATGTCCCCGTGCTCGACCGGGCGGCGCGCGGGTCGACCAACACCTTCATCCAGCGGCGCATCGGCGATGTGCTCATCAACTGGGAGAACGAGATCCTTCTGGGCGCGAATGAGCTGAACAAACAGGGGCTCGAGATGGTCGTCCCGCCCACCAGCATCCTGGCGGAGCCGACCGTCGCGCTTATCGATCGCAACGCGCAGCGGCGCGGCACGACCGAGGTCGCGAAGGCGTATCTCGAGTATCTCTACTCACCGGTCGGTCAGGACATCGCGGGCAAGAACTATTACCGGCCGGTCGACCCCGACGCGGTCGCCAAGTATCGGAGCCAGTTCCCGTCGATCGACCTCTTCACGATCGACGAGGTGTTCGGAGGGTGGAACGAGGCGAACCGCGTGCACTTCGCCGATGGCGGCAAGTTCGACCAGATCTACGCGCCCGGGCGCTGA
- a CDS encoding SH3 domain-containing protein has translation MRRVLMLVVFLFACAPSVADEASVASMLERANSAFARGIDSPDNQSPALREAVAAYNAVLDEGLDGARLRLNLGAAHARMGDRGLAAHHLRQAARLARAQGDDADFRAASVALRAVTNDARDAWPPASATPGEARALRLVDRAGVSALTTVFLASWCAGWGLAAWRLTRPGGTAIVLGALVTIAVGAASGGALAWGAWAERGVASIGVVVGGDASLRAGPGGAFPSSGAALAPGDEVRVLGTRDDWLRVRAGRRGTEGWVEAASIALP, from the coding sequence ATGCGCCGTGTGCTCATGCTCGTTGTGTTTCTGTTCGCGTGTGCGCCCTCGGTGGCGGACGAGGCGAGTGTCGCTTCGATGCTGGAGCGTGCGAACAGCGCGTTCGCGCGCGGGATCGACTCGCCGGACAACCAATCGCCTGCGCTGCGCGAAGCGGTCGCGGCGTACAACGCGGTGCTCGACGAGGGGCTCGACGGCGCACGCCTGCGCCTGAATCTCGGCGCGGCGCACGCGAGGATGGGTGATCGGGGCCTCGCGGCGCATCATCTCAGGCAGGCGGCGCGTCTGGCGAGGGCGCAGGGCGACGACGCCGACTTCCGTGCCGCGAGCGTGGCGCTGCGCGCCGTGACGAACGACGCGCGTGACGCCTGGCCCCCTGCGAGCGCGACGCCCGGCGAGGCGCGCGCGCTGCGGCTCGTGGATCGCGCGGGCGTCTCGGCGCTGACGACGGTCTTTCTCGCGTCGTGGTGCGCCGGCTGGGGGCTGGCGGCGTGGAGACTGACGCGCCCCGGTGGCACGGCGATCGTGCTCGGTGCGCTGGTGACGATCGCGGTGGGCGCGGCGTCGGGCGGCGCGCTGGCGTGGGGCGCGTGGGCGGAGCGAGGGGTGGCGAGCATCGGGGTCGTGGTGGGGGGCGATGCCTCGCTGCGGGCCGGCCCGGGGGGCGCGTTCCCGTCTTCGGGCGCCGCGCTCGCGCCGGGGGATGAGGTCCGCGTTCTGGGGACGCGCGACGACTGGCTGCGCGTCCGGGCGGGCCGGAGGGGGACCGAGGGCTGGGTCGAGGCGGCGTCGATCGCGCTGCCCTGA
- a CDS encoding helix-turn-helix transcriptional regulator — MSEELDALTDREREVALAICDGGSNEAIAERMYIALPTLRTHLMRINQKLGTKGKGDVVRLMVGRLLDSYRVGRIAPPRPQPVNGLATRMAEPKPAPGFARAAPGREGEASPNGTPTRPGLARPKIIAADDDSRAESATMAGSL, encoded by the coding sequence TTGAGCGAAGAGCTCGACGCGCTGACCGACCGAGAGCGAGAGGTCGCGCTGGCGATCTGCGACGGCGGCTCGAACGAGGCGATCGCGGAGCGGATGTACATCGCGCTGCCGACGCTGCGGACCCACCTGATGCGGATCAACCAGAAGCTGGGGACCAAGGGGAAGGGGGATGTCGTCCGCCTGATGGTGGGGCGTCTCCTGGACTCGTACCGGGTCGGGCGGATCGCGCCCCCTCGCCCTCAGCCCGTGAACGGGCTGGCGACGAGGATGGCGGAGCCGAAGCCGGCGCCGGGTTTCGCGCGAGCGGCACCCGGTCGCGAGGGCGAGGCGTCCCCGAACGGAACCCCGACCCGCCCAGGGCTTGCCAGGCCGAAAATCATCGCTGCCGATGATGACAGTCGGGCGGAGTCAGCGACAATGGCGGGAAGTTTGTAG
- the cysT gene encoding sulfate ABC transporter permease subunit CysT produces MASYRFRQHSVLPGFGLTMGFTLLYMTLLLLIPLGGLVLFTTRMSFSEFWGSAVTDPRVVAAYRVTFGASLAGATINMVFGFIVAWVLVRYSFPGKRIVDAIVDLPFALPTAVSGIALTTLYAHTGWVGRWLEPLGIQVAYAWPGIVIALTLIGLPFVVRTLQPALEELEAEIEEASASLGASRWQTFRRVILPTVLPSLLTGFSLAFARAVGEFGSVYFIAGNMPFKTEIAPLLILIRLEQFDYLGATAIGVVMLIVSFVMLLVINALQWWSRRFQA; encoded by the coding sequence ATGGCTTCGTACAGGTTCCGACAGCACAGCGTTCTGCCCGGCTTCGGCCTGACCATGGGCTTCACGCTGCTGTACATGACGCTGCTGCTGCTGATCCCGCTGGGTGGGCTGGTGCTGTTTACCACGCGGATGTCGTTCTCGGAGTTCTGGGGCAGCGCGGTCACCGATCCGCGCGTGGTCGCCGCGTACCGGGTGACGTTCGGCGCGTCGCTCGCTGGTGCGACGATCAACATGGTGTTCGGCTTCATCGTCGCGTGGGTGCTCGTGAGGTACTCGTTCCCGGGCAAGCGCATCGTTGATGCGATCGTTGACCTGCCCTTCGCGCTGCCCACGGCGGTGTCGGGCATCGCGCTGACAACGCTCTACGCGCACACTGGCTGGGTCGGGCGCTGGCTCGAGCCGCTAGGGATCCAGGTCGCGTACGCGTGGCCCGGGATCGTGATCGCGCTCACGCTGATCGGTCTGCCGTTCGTGGTGCGCACGCTGCAGCCGGCGCTCGAGGAACTGGAAGCGGAGATCGAGGAGGCGTCGGCGTCGCTCGGCGCGTCACGCTGGCAGACCTTCCGTCGCGTGATCCTGCCCACGGTGCTGCCATCCCTACTCACCGGGTTCTCGCTCGCGTTCGCGCGGGCGGTGGGTGAGTTTGGGTCCGTGTACTTCATCGCCGGCAACATGCCCTTCAAGACCGAGATCGCGCCGCTGCTGATCCTGATCCGTCTTGAGCAGTTCGATTACCTCGGCGCGACGGCGATCGGGGTGGTGATGCTCATCGTGTCGTTCGTGATGCTGCTCGTCATCAACGCGCTCCAGTGGTGGAGCCGGCGCTTCCAGGCGTAA
- the cysW gene encoding sulfate ABC transporter permease subunit CysW, which yields MAGAVSIRVGRADTHGSGRGEPAWVRWSLIAIALGFLGLFLFLPLVLVFTYAFGEGVRTYFAALTEPDARSAIRLTLITAAIAVPLNTVFGVCAAWAIAKFEFRGKNLLTTLIDLPFAVSPIIAGLIFVLLFGARGWFGPWLIENDYRIIFATPGIVLATVFVTFPFVARELIPLMQAQGTEEELSALTLGANGWQMFWRVTLPNIKWGLLYGVILCNARAMGEFGAVSVVSGHIRGLTNTMPLHIEVLYNDYQFTASFAVASLLAFLALITLIVKSLIEWRGAREHAIALREAEKNQS from the coding sequence ATGGCCGGTGCTGTGTCAATACGGGTCGGACGCGCGGACACCCACGGCAGCGGTCGTGGCGAACCGGCGTGGGTGCGATGGTCGCTCATCGCGATCGCGCTTGGGTTCCTCGGGCTCTTCCTCTTCCTGCCGCTGGTCCTGGTGTTCACCTACGCGTTCGGCGAGGGCGTCCGGACCTACTTCGCGGCGCTGACCGAGCCCGACGCGAGGTCGGCGATCCGGCTGACGCTGATCACGGCGGCGATCGCCGTGCCGCTGAACACGGTGTTCGGTGTGTGCGCCGCGTGGGCGATCGCCAAGTTCGAGTTCCGGGGCAAGAACCTGCTGACCACGCTCATCGACCTGCCCTTCGCGGTCTCCCCGATCATCGCGGGGCTGATCTTCGTGCTGCTGTTCGGTGCGCGCGGGTGGTTCGGCCCCTGGTTGATCGAGAACGACTACCGGATCATCTTCGCGACGCCCGGGATCGTGCTCGCGACGGTGTTCGTGACCTTCCCGTTCGTGGCGCGAGAGCTGATCCCCCTCATGCAGGCGCAGGGGACCGAGGAAGAACTCTCGGCGCTGACCCTGGGCGCGAACGGGTGGCAGATGTTCTGGCGCGTCACGCTGCCCAACATCAAGTGGGGGCTGCTCTACGGCGTCATCCTGTGCAACGCGCGGGCGATGGGCGAGTTCGGCGCGGTGTCCGTCGTGTCGGGCCACATCAGGGGGCTGACCAACACGATGCCGCTGCACATCGAGGTTCTGTACAACGACTACCAGTTCACCGCGTCGTTCGCGGTCGCGTCGCTGCTGGCGTTTCTGGCGTTGATCACCCTGATCGTCAAGAGTCTCATCGAGTGGAGGGGGGCGCGCGAGCACGCGATCGCGCTCCGCGAGGCGGAGAAGAACCAGTCATGA
- a CDS encoding FAD/NAD(P)-binding protein produces the protein MIQARPHCPTIVVIGGGFSGAAVVSHLARSARRPVRVRLFEPSRRLARGIAYSPTGEHLLLNVPASKLSVWPDKPGDFASWCASTGRPVEPGAFLPRAWLGEYAEWTMSSALRECDASVEFDRLAERAVAVRRRTDGALDVLGESGVEVGADQVVLATGHGQTKIPPAFRHLAGDPRLITNPWDESLLSQAARRSERLLLIGVGLTMMDAAISLARAGYTGEIVALSRRGLPSHTHGPSDPALHKEWAAALGGGDLMSLTRAVRERAGSHEWRGVLDSLRPHTARLWRSLSHAERQRFMARLSVYWDAHRHRCPLETAACVALLRDRGVLRVGASTILSVNDRAGRIEVEHREKRSGTVTREAFGAVILCTGPEPDIAKSRSALLESLIDSGEIRRDPLGLGVDCDEHGDAITRGGRPNDRVTLVGPLRRGESWESTAVPEISQQAAAIAPRVLKRLDLTVPIQNAHQPIKEIIR, from the coding sequence GTGATCCAGGCAAGACCACATTGTCCGACGATCGTGGTGATCGGGGGTGGCTTTTCGGGGGCCGCGGTCGTCAGCCATCTGGCGAGGAGCGCGCGGCGCCCGGTGCGTGTGCGGCTGTTCGAGCCCTCGCGCCGGCTCGCGCGTGGGATCGCGTACAGCCCGACCGGCGAGCACCTGCTGCTGAATGTTCCGGCGTCGAAGTTGAGCGTGTGGCCGGACAAGCCGGGGGACTTCGCGTCCTGGTGCGCCTCGACGGGCAGGCCCGTGGAGCCGGGCGCGTTCCTGCCTCGCGCATGGCTCGGGGAGTACGCGGAGTGGACGATGTCTTCCGCGCTGCGCGAGTGCGACGCGTCGGTCGAGTTTGATCGCCTCGCCGAGCGCGCCGTCGCGGTGCGCCGCCGGACCGACGGGGCGCTGGATGTTCTCGGGGAGTCTGGCGTTGAAGTCGGCGCCGATCAGGTCGTGCTGGCGACGGGCCACGGCCAGACGAAGATACCGCCTGCGTTCCGGCATCTGGCGGGAGACCCGCGACTCATCACCAACCCGTGGGACGAATCGCTGCTCTCGCAGGCGGCGCGCCGATCCGAGCGTCTGCTGCTCATCGGCGTGGGGCTGACGATGATGGACGCGGCTATATCGCTCGCGCGTGCCGGGTACACGGGCGAGATCGTGGCGTTGTCGAGGCGCGGGCTGCCCTCGCACACCCACGGGCCCTCGGACCCCGCGTTGCACAAGGAGTGGGCCGCGGCGCTGGGGGGCGGCGACCTGATGTCGCTGACCCGCGCGGTGCGTGAACGCGCCGGCTCGCACGAGTGGCGCGGGGTGCTGGACTCGCTGCGCCCCCACACGGCGCGGCTGTGGAGGTCACTCTCGCACGCGGAGCGCCAGCGCTTCATGGCGCGACTCTCGGTCTATTGGGATGCGCACCGGCACCGCTGCCCGTTGGAAACGGCGGCGTGCGTGGCGCTGCTGCGCGATCGCGGCGTGTTGCGGGTTGGCGCTTCGACCATCCTGAGCGTGAACGATCGCGCCGGCAGGATCGAGGTCGAGCACCGGGAGAAGCGGTCCGGCACGGTGACGCGCGAGGCCTTCGGCGCGGTGATCCTGTGCACCGGGCCCGAGCCGGACATCGCGAAATCGCGCTCGGCGCTGCTCGAGTCGCTGATCGACTCCGGGGAGATCCGGCGCGACCCGCTGGGCCTGGGCGTCGACTGCGACGAGCACGGGGACGCGATCACCCGCGGCGGGCGCCCGAACGACCGCGTGACCCTCGTGGGCCCGCTCCGGCGCGGCGAGTCGTGGGAGAGCACCGCTGTCCCCGAGATAAGCCAGCAGGCGGCGGCGATCGCGCCGCGCGTGCTGAAACGCCTCGACTTGACCGTTCCGATCCAGAACGCACACCAGCCGATCAAGGAGATCATCCGATGA
- the gndA gene encoding NADP-dependent phosphogluconate dehydrogenase, whose translation MTQHGGDDTATCHVGMMGLAVMGKNLALNMADHGFRVAAWNRTQSVAEEFAIEAASSPGGATAAKDARHFVRLLKRPRVVAMLVKAGEATDWTIDQVKDLLEPGDVIIDGGNAHWEDTNRRERDLKARGLLFVGSGVSGGELGARFGPSLMAGGDAQAWEAIRPIWEGISAKVDANGREMKGAAPGKPVAGGTPCAAHVGPGGAGHYVKMVHNGIEYADMQTICEAYDLLRRGAMLEPGELSGIFAEWNRGELESFLTEITADILQQKDARTGKPFVDVVLDAAGQKGTGKWTAISALDLGAAAPTIAEAVFARTVSSMVDERRAASAMIAGPSADHMEHGDRARVVSDAHDALLCAKIVAYAQGFALIAAAGREQGWAPRMDRIAKIWRGGCIIRARLLSRIMAAYERREDLPNLLLDPEIGAMVSKAQAGWRRTVARAATLGVPTPTLSSALAYFDGYRADRLPASLLQAQRDYFGAHTYERVDEPRGKHFHLDWPDASRPEVVVG comes from the coding sequence ATGACGCAGCACGGCGGCGACGACACGGCCACCTGTCATGTCGGGATGATGGGTCTGGCGGTCATGGGCAAGAACCTGGCCCTGAACATGGCGGACCACGGGTTCCGCGTGGCCGCGTGGAACAGGACCCAGAGCGTCGCGGAGGAGTTCGCTATCGAGGCGGCGTCCAGCCCGGGGGGCGCGACGGCGGCGAAGGACGCGCGTCACTTTGTGAGGTTGCTGAAGAGGCCGCGGGTCGTAGCGATGCTCGTCAAGGCGGGCGAGGCGACGGACTGGACGATCGATCAGGTGAAGGACCTGCTCGAGCCCGGGGATGTGATCATCGACGGCGGCAACGCGCACTGGGAGGACACCAACCGGCGCGAGCGCGACCTGAAGGCGAGGGGCCTGCTCTTCGTGGGCAGCGGCGTGTCGGGCGGGGAACTCGGCGCGCGGTTCGGGCCCAGTCTGATGGCGGGGGGCGACGCGCAGGCGTGGGAGGCGATCCGGCCTATCTGGGAAGGCATTTCCGCGAAGGTCGACGCGAACGGGCGCGAGATGAAGGGCGCGGCGCCCGGGAAGCCGGTGGCGGGCGGCACGCCGTGCGCGGCGCATGTCGGGCCGGGCGGGGCGGGGCACTATGTGAAGATGGTGCACAACGGCATCGAGTACGCCGACATGCAGACCATCTGCGAGGCGTACGACCTGCTGCGGCGCGGCGCGATGCTCGAGCCGGGGGAGTTGTCGGGGATCTTCGCGGAGTGGAACCGGGGCGAACTCGAGAGTTTCCTGACCGAGATCACGGCGGACATCCTGCAGCAGAAAGACGCGCGCACCGGCAAGCCCTTCGTGGATGTGGTGCTGGATGCGGCGGGTCAGAAGGGCACGGGCAAGTGGACGGCGATCTCGGCCCTGGACCTGGGGGCGGCGGCGCCCACGATCGCGGAAGCGGTGTTCGCGCGAACGGTGAGTTCGATGGTGGACGAGCGCCGCGCCGCGAGCGCGATGATCGCCGGTCCGAGCGCGGATCACATGGAGCACGGCGACCGGGCGCGGGTCGTGAGCGATGCGCACGACGCGCTGCTGTGCGCGAAGATCGTGGCGTACGCGCAGGGGTTTGCGCTGATCGCGGCGGCGGGTCGCGAGCAGGGCTGGGCGCCGCGCATGGATCGGATCGCGAAGATCTGGCGAGGGGGGTGCATCATCCGTGCGCGGCTCCTGAGCCGGATCATGGCGGCGTACGAGCGTCGAGAGGACCTGCCTAACCTGCTGCTGGACCCGGAGATCGGCGCGATGGTGTCGAAGGCGCAGGCGGGGTGGAGGCGGACGGTGGCGCGTGCGGCGACGCTGGGCGTCCCGACGCCCACGCTGAGTTCGGCGCTGGCGTACTTCGACGGGTACCGGGCGGACCGCCTGCCGGCTAGTCTGCTGCAGGCGCAGCGGGACTATTTCGGCGCGCACACCTATGAGCGGGTGGACGAGCCGAGAGGAAAGCATTTTCATCTGGACTGGCCCGACGCGTCGCGTCCGGAGGTCGTGGTGGGGTGA
- a CDS encoding sulfate/molybdate ABC transporter ATP-binding protein has product MSIEVRHVSKTFGSFKALDDVSLVVPAGKLVALLGPSGSGKTTLLRIMAGLEQADRGSGKILFHEEDVVGTHVRHRRVGFVFQHYALFRHMTVFGNVAFGMRVKRRAERPSKEEIRARVHELLRLVQLEGLAGRYPHQLSGGQRQRVALARALAVQPRVLLLDEPFGALDAKVRKELRSWLRRLHDDIGITSVFVTHDQDEALEVADEVVVMNKGRIEQVGTPDDVFHHPSTEFVMQFLGEVNTFHAEVGGGRVRFGSLDAPYPHFQQQVAGDARVFVRPHDVTIDTKTNGVAAMSATVQRVHSAGASVRVEVLTSQGQTLIAELSQDRFASMGIAAGSTVYIRPRHIRVFGANPA; this is encoded by the coding sequence ATGAGCATCGAAGTCCGTCATGTGAGCAAGACCTTCGGATCGTTCAAGGCGCTCGACGATGTCAGTCTTGTCGTGCCGGCCGGAAAGCTCGTCGCGCTGCTGGGCCCATCGGGCTCGGGCAAGACGACGCTCCTGCGCATCATGGCGGGGCTCGAGCAGGCCGATCGCGGCAGCGGGAAGATCCTCTTCCACGAGGAGGATGTGGTGGGCACGCATGTGCGCCACCGGCGCGTGGGGTTCGTATTCCAGCACTACGCGCTGTTCCGGCACATGACGGTGTTCGGGAACGTCGCGTTCGGCATGCGCGTCAAGCGGCGCGCCGAGCGGCCTTCGAAGGAGGAGATCCGCGCGCGCGTGCACGAGCTGCTGCGGCTGGTGCAACTCGAAGGTCTGGCGGGGCGGTACCCGCACCAGCTGTCGGGCGGGCAGCGCCAGCGCGTGGCGCTGGCCCGGGCGCTGGCCGTGCAGCCGCGCGTGTTGCTGCTGGACGAGCCCTTCGGAGCACTCGACGCGAAGGTGCGCAAGGAACTGCGCTCGTGGCTCCGGCGCCTGCACGACGACATCGGCATCACCAGCGTCTTTGTGACCCACGACCAGGACGAGGCGCTCGAGGTCGCCGACGAGGTCGTCGTGATGAACAAGGGGCGCATCGAGCAGGTCGGCACGCCCGACGATGTCTTCCACCATCCAAGCACCGAGTTCGTGATGCAGTTCCTGGGCGAGGTGAACACCTTCCACGCCGAGGTGGGCGGCGGGCGGGTGCGATTCGGCTCGCTCGACGCGCCGTACCCGCACTTCCAGCAGCAGGTGGCTGGGGACGCTCGCGTGTTCGTGCGGCCCCACGATGTGACCATCGACACCAAGACCAACGGGGTGGCGGCGATGTCGGCGACGGTGCAGCGCGTGCACTCGGCCGGGGCGAGCGTGCGGGTGGAGGTGCTCACCTCGCAGGGCCAGACCCTGATCGCGGAGCTTTCTCAGGATCGGTTCGCCAGCATGGGCATCGCCGCGGGCAGCACGGTGTACATCCGCCCGAGACATATCCGGGTGTTCGGGGCGAACCCCGCTTGA
- a CDS encoding cysteine dioxygenase family protein, whose amino-acid sequence MSSRLVIPDAFPLGEPLAAVFVEAAGAERPEGVARALSGDLASMLPDRVPTDDARYCRTELWRDDRAVALLIAWLPGQFSDIHDHDGVECVFRVVRGVAVERRYALDTEGLARLESEDRFLPGSVIASLGDDIHSLGNDASSGETLVTLHVYRPDARMRVHRAAEGEGA is encoded by the coding sequence GTGTCGTCACGACTGGTCATCCCAGACGCGTTCCCTCTGGGCGAACCCCTCGCGGCCGTGTTCGTGGAGGCGGCGGGGGCGGAGCGTCCCGAGGGCGTGGCCCGGGCGCTGTCGGGAGATCTCGCGTCGATGCTGCCGGACAGGGTCCCGACCGACGACGCGCGGTATTGCCGCACAGAGTTGTGGCGCGACGATCGGGCGGTCGCGCTGCTGATCGCGTGGCTGCCCGGGCAGTTCAGCGACATCCACGACCACGATGGGGTTGAGTGCGTGTTCCGCGTGGTGCGCGGCGTGGCGGTGGAGCGCCGATACGCGCTCGACACGGAGGGCCTGGCGCGGCTGGAGAGTGAGGACCGCTTCCTGCCCGGCTCGGTGATCGCGTCGCTGGGCGACGACATCCATTCGCTGGGCAACGACGCATCGTCGGGCGAGACGCTCGTGACGCTCCATGTGTACCGGCCCGATGCGCGGATGCGCGTGCACCGGGCAGCGGAAGGGGAGGGCGCGTGA